The genomic segment AGGGCGCTTGCAGGCACGGGTCGCGGTGCCGATGCTCGTCGGCAGGAGGTGCGACATGAGCGAGCACGAGCAGGACGACGACGCCACCGGCGATGACCGCCCGGCCTCCGGTGAGTTCGGCGCCGAGTACTGGGAGGAGCGGTACCGCCGCGGCGAGCCCACGAGCACGCACGGCCCGAGCCCGTCGCTGGTCGCGGAGGCCGGCCCGCTCGCGCCGGGGCTGGCCCTGGACGCGGGCTGCGGACGCGGCGCCGACGCGGTCTGGCTCGCCTCCCGCGGCTGGCGCGTCACCGCCGTCGACGTCTCCGCCGCCGCGCTGGCGCACGCGCAGGACGCCGCCCGCGCCGCCGGGCAGGACGTCGCGGACCGGATCGAGCGGGTCCGTGCCGACCTGACCGCCTGGAGCCCCGGCGAGCGCCGGTTCGACCTCGTCACCTCCTCCTACGTCCACGTGCCCGGGCCCGCGGAGGACCTGTTCGCCCGGCTCGCGTCCTGGGTCGCGCCCGGGGGCACGCTGCTCGTCGTCGGCCACGACGGCGGACCGGGCACCGGAGCCGGCGACCACGGGCACGGCAGTCACGGGCACGGTGGTCACGGGCACGCGCACCCGCCCGGCGCGCGGATCCGGGCGGAGCAGGTCACGGCCGGTCTGCCCGAGGACGAGTGGGAGGTCCTCGTCGCGGAGCCCAGGACGCACGTGGTCCAGCGACCCGACGGCGCAGGCGCCGTTCCGCTCGACGACGTCGTCGTCCGCGCGCGGCGGATCGGCCCACCGCGGCGCTGACCGCGAGCCTGCCGGTCGCTGTTCGGTACAGTGAACACATGGTTCATCGCCGACGTCAGGTGCCTGCCGAGCCGCTCGCTGGTCCCGCGGCGTGTCGACGCCGGCGAGCCCGTGGTCGCTGAGGCGGCCGACGGCCCGGGCGCCTGGCAGCTGCGGGTCGAGCAGGAGGTGAGCGTCGAGAGGGACGCTTCCGCGTCGCCTGCACCGCCGGGCACCGGCCGCTCTCGTGAGTGACCGGACCGATCCTCCTCGGGTGGCGGACGGTGAGGCTGGACGGCGCGCACGCCGCACCGGCCCGGCGTCCAGCGCCGCCTCGACGGCGGTGGGCGCTCAGATCCGGCGCCGGCGCGAGCAGCGCGGGATGAGCGCGGCCGAGCTGGCCCGGCGCGCTGGGATCAGCAAAGCCACCCTCTCCGGGCTGGAGGCCGGGAGCGGCAATCCCACGATCGACACCCTGGACGCGATCGCGGTCGCGCTGAGCATCCCGCTGACCGACCTGCTGGCCCGGCCCACCAGCGCCGGACCGGTGCTCGTCCCAGCCACCCCGCCGAACACCGACGGGCCGACCCGGGAGCTGCTGCGCCGGATCAGCAGCGGGCACAGCCTGGAGCTGTGGCGCCTGCGCATGCCAGCCCGCACCCATCTGCACGGGGTGCCGCACGCTCCGGGCACCGTCGAGCACCTGCTGGTCGCCGCCGGCCACCTGAGCGCCGGGCCGAGCGGGGCCCTGCGCGCCCTGGGTCCTGGTGACCTGCTCGCCTTCGCCGGCGACAGCGCGCACGAGTACCGCACCGGCGAGGTGGACGTCGACGTCACCGTGGTGATCACCGCTCCGGTCCTCGACCGACCCGCACCCCCCACCGCCCTGACCGCTCACCCCTCCCGTCCCTGAGGAGCCCGCGATGTCCCTGGCCGCCGCCGCACCCCTGCTCGCAGCGTGGATCCTCGCGGTGGTCAGCCCGGGCCCGGACTTCCTGGTGGTGCTGCGCACCGCCTCGACCCGCTCCCGCGCCGCCGGCCTGCTCGCCGGGCTCGGCGTGGTCACCGGCATCGCGTGCTGGGCGGTCGCGGCCCTGGTCGGCATCAGCGCCCTGCTGGAGCGCCACGAGGACCTGTACACCGCCCTGCGTCTGCTGGGGGCCGTGGTCCTGATCGGATTCGGCGTGACCACCCTGGCCGGCGCCTGGCGCGGTCCCACCGGCACCCCCGGGGAGGCAGGCGCCGGTGCTGCCGGCTCGCCCGGCGAAGGCTCGGTGGTGGATCGGCGCAGCGGGCTGGACGCCTGGCGCATCGGGCTGGTGACCAACCTGGCCAACCCCAAGGCCCTGGTCTTCTTCGGCGCCCTGTTCGCCAGCCTGCTGCCGGTCGGCACCAGCCCCGGGCGACGAGCCGTGATCCTGGTCGCCATGCTCACCATCGCCTCGACCTGGTTCTCCGCCGTCGCGCTGGCCGCCAGCACCCCACCCGCCGTGCGCGCCTACCAGCGGGCGCGCCGGGGCATCGACGCCGTCACCGGCGGCCTCTTCACCGCCTTCGGCGCCGCCCTCGTCCCGCGCTGAGCACCCGTCAGACCCGGCGGGAGGTCGACGCTCGCCGCGCTCCGAACCGCTCTCGCCGGGCCGCGATCGACCAGCCCGTCGACGGTGCCCAGCGGCTGATGGACCGCTCCTCGGTGCCCGGGTGATCCGGCAGGGCCGGTCGATGGCCTGAGGGCGGGCCCACGGCACCCGCCCCAGGACGCGGGTGCGCGTCAGGCGGGGCGGCGCGCGACGGCGAGCAGCCCGGTGCCGGGCGCCGCCGGCTGCGCGAGCACGTCCGCGACGCTCCAGGCGCCGTCCGGGGGCACCGCGGCCGCGGGCCGGTCGCGGGTGATCCGGTGCACCGCGCGCACGGCCAGCGGCTCCAGGCCACCGACGAGGCGGCTGGCGGCCGTCCAGGCCCGGTTGCCCACGGGCTGCAGCACCGCGCCGAGGCGGGTGAGCCGGAAGGCCGGCCCGTCGATCCGCAGCACCCGCACCGGCCACCCGCCCGTGCCCGCGACCACCACGCGCAGCAGCGCCGCGGCGTCCAGGGGCCCGACGTGCGGGGCGTAGCCCGACCAGCCGCCGAGGTAGCCGGACTCGTCGGGGGTGGAGAGCACGAGCGCGCCGCCGGGGCGCACCCGCTCGGCGAGGGCGGCGACGAACCCCTGCTGCTCGGCCGGGCGCAGGTGCTCGACGACCTCCATCGCGGCCACGACGGCGGCGGCGGGAGCGGCCGCCAGGTCGGCCCGGACGACGACGTCGGGGAAGGCGGCCGCCGCCAGGGCCGCGTGCTGCTCATCGGGATCGACCAGGGTCAGCGGGCGGCCGAGGCGCTCGCGCAGCAGCCCGGAGAAGGACCCGGTGCCGGCGCCGACGTCGACGACGGGCCCCGGCGCCTCGACGTCGCCCGTGGCCGCCGCGGCGACGAGGTAGTTGACGCAGTGGCGCAGCAGCGAGGTGCGGTTGCGGTGCAGGCCCGGGTCGCCGCCGTGGGTGTTCGCCGCCGCGGTGCCGGAGCGGACGCGGTCGAGGGCGTCCATGGCCGCCTCCACGCTCCGCACGGCGTCCGCGACACGGGAGGGGCCGCAGGAGCCGGCCTGGTGCAGCGCGCTCATGGGCGGGCAGTCTGCCCGCTCACCGCGGCCACACCGCCGCCAGCACCCGCTCGCTGGCCCGGCCGTCGTCCAGGTGGCAGTACCGGTCGACGAAGCGGGCGTAGCGGTCCGCGTGCGCGGCGGCCACCGCGGGCAGGTCGAGCAGCGCCGCCGCCAGCTCCTCCTGGGTGGGCACGAGCGGCCCGGGCGCCTCGGCCTGCAGGTCGAGGTAGAAGCCGCGCAGGCAGTCGCGGTAGTGCTCCAGGTCGTAGGTGAACAGCACCACCGGCTTGCCGGTGACCGCGAAGTCGAACACCGCCGAGGAGTAGTCGGTGACGAGGACGTCGGCGGCCAGGTACAGGGCGGAGATGTCCGGGTGCGCGGAGACGTCCCGCACGGTCGTCGACTCGGCGGGCCGGCGCTGGTGGTGCATGTAGTGGTGCAGGCGCAGCAGCAGCACGTGCCCGTCGCCGAGGCGGTCCGCGAGCGCGGGGACGTCCAGGCCGAGGGGGACGTCGTCGTCCCCGGTCGCCTCGTCGTCGCGCCACGTCGGGGCGTACAGGACGGCGGTGGTGCCGTCGGGGACGCCGAGCTCGGCGCGCACCCGGGCCCGCCGGGCGTCGCGGTCGGGTGCGTTGAGGACGTCGTTGCGGGGGTAGCCGGTCTCCAGCACGTCCCCGTCGTAGCGGAAGGCCGCGCGCAGCAGCCGGGTCGCCTCCGCGCTGGGGGAGACGAGGTGGTCCCAGCGGGCGATGTCCTCGTCGAGGGTCGCCAGGACCGCCGCCTCGGGCAGGTGCGCGGCGTCGCGGTGGATGCGCTTGAGCGGGGTGCCGTGCCAGGTCTGCAGGTAGGTGGTGCCGGGGGCCTTGCGCCACTCGTCGAGCTGGATGTGGGTGTTGGAGACGAGCACGTCCGCGGACTCCAGCGCCGCCACGGCCTCGTCGCTGCCGATGCGCACCGTGCGCACCCCGTCGGGGAAGGCCCCGCCCCAGCGGGGGTCGGCCAGCCACACGTGCTCGGCGCGGTCCCCGCGCGCCAGCAGCGCCTCGCACAGGGCGAGGGGGCTGTCCGAGCACCGGCCGTTGAAGCTGTTCCAGACGATCCTCACCCTGCGTCCTCCTCCTGGGCGCCGTCGGTCGGCGCCCACCACACCGCGGTGTCCGCCGGCAGCACCGACGCCACCCCGGGCCGGGAGGCGACGAGGACGCGCGCACCGGGCGGCAGCGCGACGTCGTCGGGGCCGAAGGCCACCCAGACCCGGGTGCTCCCGCGCCGGAACGCCAGCACCCCGGCCGGGGCGTCCTCCCACTGCAGCGGCTCGGGCCCCGTCATCAGCTCGCGGCGCAGGGCGAGCACGCGCCGGTACAGGTTCAGCGTGGAGTCCGGGTCGTGCTCCTGCGCCTCGACGGTCAGCGGCCCCCACCCGGCCGGCTGCGGCAGCCACGGCGGCGCGGAGCCCGGGGGCGAGAAGCCGTAGGGCGGGGCGTCCCCGGACCACGGCAGCGGCACCCGCGACCCGTCGCGTCCGGGGTCGGTGCCGCCGGAGCGCGCGTGGATGGGGTCCACCCGCCGGTGCGAGGGGATGTCCTCGACCTCCTCCAGCCCCAGCTCCTCGCCCTGGTAGAGGTAGAGGACGCCGGGCAGCGCCGCCACGAGCACCGCGGCGGCGCGGGCGCGGGCCCGGCCGAGCGCCAGGTCCGGTGCCTGCGTGGGCCAGCGGGCCCGCTCGGACTCGTTCGAGCCCTTCTCCTCCGGCTGGGAGCGGGCGTAGCGGGTGACCTGGCGCACGACGTCGTGGTTGGTGAGCACCCAGGAGCTCGGCGCCCCGGACACCTCCGCGGCGGCCAGGCTGCGCTCGACGACGCGCCGCCACGGGCCCTCGCGCCAGGCCGCGTGCAGCGGCTCGAACTCGAAGGCCGCGTGCAGCTCGTCGGGTCGCAGGTACAGCGGCAGCCGCTCCGGGCGGGCCACCCACGCCTCGGCGACGAAGACGCGCGGCGGGTCGTAGGAGTCGGCGACCGCGCGCCACTCGCGGTAGACCTCGTGCACCTCGTCCTGGTCCCAGGCCGGGTGCTCCTCGGCGCGGCGGTCCGCCCCGTGCGCGTCGGGCAGCCCCGGCGCCTTGACCAGGCCGTGGGCGACGTCGATGCGGAAGCCGTCGACGCCGCGGTCGAACCAGAACCGCAGGACGTCGACGAGCTCCGCGCGCACGGCCGGGCTGGACCAGTCCAGGTCCGGCTGCTCGGGGGCGAACAGGTGCAGGTACCACTCCCCCGGCGTGCCGTCGTCCGCGCTCGTGCGGGTCCACGCCGGGCCGCGGAAGCAGCTCTCCCAGTCGTTCGGCGGCAGCTGCCCGCGCTCGCCGCGCCCGGGCCGGAACAGGTAGCGGGCCCGGGCGTCGGCGTCCCCGGCCAGCGCGGCCCGGAACCACGCGTGGTCGGCGGAGGTGTGGTTGGGCACCAGGTCCAGCAGCACCCTCATCCCCAGGGCGTGCGCCTGCTCGACGAGCGCCTCGGCCTCGGCGAGGGTGCCCAGGGCCGGGTCGACGTCGCGGTAGTCCGCCACGTCGTACCCGGCGTCCACCCAGGGCGAGGGGTACCAGGGGTTGACCCACACCGCGTCGACGCCGAGGGCGGCGAGGAACGGCAGGCGCGAGCGCAGGCCCGCGACGTCCCCCACCCCGTCGCCGTCGGCGTCGGCGAAGCTGCGCAGGAAGACCTGGTAGACCACCGCGGTGCGCCACCAGGGCAGCGCACCCCCGGCTGCGGGCCCGGGCTCGCGCCCGTGCTCAGCAGTCGGTGCGGTAGACGTACTGCTGCACCTCCTCCGAGGCCTGGTTCTCCGGCGTGGCGAAGACGAACGGCACGGTCTGCTCGCGCTCGACCTCCTCGCCGTCCGCCAGCGCCACGGCGGTCTCCACGCCCAGGGCGCCCTCGCCGTAGGGGTACTGCACGACGATGCCGTCGACGTTCCCGTCCTCCAGGGCCTGCAGGATCGGCTCGGAGGTGTCGTAGCCGACGACCTTCACCTCGCCGGTGCGCCCCGCCTCGCGCACGCCCGTGATGGCGCCCTCGGTGTTGTTGGTGCTCATCGTGTAGATGCCGACGAGGTTCGGGTTGGACGAGGCGGCCGAGGACGCGATGGACGCCGCCCGCGCGGTCTGGTTCTCCGCGTACTGCTCCCCCAGGTAGGTGATGCCCGGGTACTCGGCCAGCTTCTCGCGGAAGCCGCGCTCGCGGGCCTCGCCGATGGGGTTGCCGGGGGACTGGTTGATCGCCAGGACCTCCCCCTGCTCGCCGACCATCTGCGCCAGCTGCTCGGCGGCCAGCGCCCCGCCGGCCTCGTTGTCGGACTGGATGTTCGAGCTGGCGATGCTCTTGTCCTCCAGGTCGCCGTCGATGGTGATGACGTCGACGCCGGCCTCCTTGGCCTGCAGCAGCGGCACCTGCATCGCGGTGGCGTCCGTGACGGAGATCATCAGCGCGTCGGGGGCGTCGGAGACCACGGCGTTGACGATCGAGGTCTGCTCGGCGACGTCGAACTCCGAGGAGCCCTGGACGGCGAACTCCACGCCCAGCTCCTCGGCCTTGTCGCGGGCTCCGCACCCGACCGTGTTGTAGAAGGGGTTGCCGGTCAGTCCCGGCACGTAGACGACGGACAGCGCCTCCTCGCCCGAGCCCGCGGCCTCCTCCTCCCCGCCCCCGCAGGAGGCGAGGAGGAGGGCGGAGGCGGACAGGGCGAGGGCCAGGCGGGCGCGGGAAGCGGGAGGACGCACGGGAGGAGCTCCTTCGGGAGTCGGGAGGGCGCGGGGTCGGGAGCGCGGGGTGAGCGGGGTGCGGCGGCGCTCAGACCCGCTCGCGGCGGCGGCGCTTGAGCTGGTCGAGGTAGACGGCGACGACGAGGACGACGCCGATGGCGACCTCCTGCCAGAACGGCTGCACGTTCATCTGCACGAAGCCGTTGTTGAGCACCGCCGGGATCGCCATGCCGATGGTGGTGCCCAGGACGGTGCCGATGCCGCCGAACAGGCTCGTGCCGCCGAGGACGACGCCGGTGATCACCTCGAGGCCGTCGGTGGTGTGCCCGGAGACGGTCGTGGTGGCGAAGCGGGTCAGGGAGAGCATCCCGGCCAGCCCGGCGAGCGCGCCGTTGACGGTGTAGAGGACGAAGGTGTGCCGGTCGACGTCGATGCCGGAGCGGCGGGCGGACTCCGCGTTGGAGCCGATGAGCTGGGTGTGGCGGCCGAAGCGGGTCTGGGAGAGCACCACGCCGCCGACCACCGCCACCACGGCCGCCACCCACACCAGCCAGCTGACGCCGAGCGGGCGGTCGGCGGAGACGGCGATGAGCGCCCGCGGCACGGTGCGCACGTCGGTGCCGTCGCTGATGAGCAGCGCGGCGCCGAGGGCGGCGCCCATGGACCCCAGCGTGGTGATCAGGGCCGGCACGCGCAGCCGGGCGATCACCCAGCCGTTGACCGCCCCCCAGGCCGTGCCGGCGGCCAGCGCGACGAGCAGGCCGAGCACGACCGTGCCGGCGCCCTGCCCGCCGGTGGCCTCCATGACCTTGGCCGCGCACACGCCGGAGAAGACCAGCACGGACCCGATGGAGATGTCGAAGCCCGCCGCGACCAGCACGAACGTCATGCCGACCGCCATCACGAGCAGCACGGCCATGTCCATGAGGATGTTGCGCCCGGTGTTCAGCGTCGGGAACGAGTCCGGCTGCGCGAAGGAGAAGACGAGCACCAGCACGAGCAGGACGCCGGCCATGTAGGCCGCCGAGGAGCCCAGCGCCCGCCGCCACGGCGGCAGGCTCGCCGACGACGGGGCCGCCGGGGGCGGCGGCTCGGCCGTGCCGGTGGCGGTGCGAGAGGAGTCGACGGCGCTCACCGGGCCACCTCCGCGGACGAGCTGGGAACCGAGCCGGCGACCGAGCCGGGAACCGGACCGGCGACCGGGGTGGGAGCGGGGCGGCCGGCCTGCGCGTCCAGCGCCCCGGTCATCGCGCCGACGAGCTGCTCGACGGTGGCGCCGCGGGCGGGCAGGTCCGCGACCCGCCGCCCCAGGCGCAGCACCTGCACGCGGTCGGCCACCTGGAGCACCTCCGGCATGTTGTGGCTGATGAGGACCACGGCGACGCCGGTGCCGGCGACGCGGCGCACGAGGTCGAGCACCCGGCCGGTCTGCCGGACGCCCAGGGCCGCGGTCGGCTCGTCCATGATGACGACCCGGCGGGCCCACATCACCGCGCGGCAGATCGCCACGCTCTGGCGCTGCCCGCCGGAGAGCGCGCCGACCGGGGCGTCGAGGTCCTTCACGTCCGTGCCCATGGAGGTGAACGCCTCGGCCGCGCGGGCGCGCATCGTGCGCTTGTCCAGCAGCCCGAGGCGGCCGAGCAGGCCCGGGCGCAGCAGCTCGCGGCCGGCGAAGGCGTTCTCGGCCGGGCCGAGCTCGGGCGCGAGCGCGAGGTCCTGGTAGACGGTCTCGATCCCCAGCTCCCGCGCGTGGGTCGGGGAGGTCATCCGCACCGGCTCGCCGTCCAGGAGCACCTCGCCGGCGTCGCGCTGCAGGGCGCCGGACAGGATCTTGATCAGGGTGGACTTGCCGGCGCCGTTGTCGCCGATGAGGGCGGTGACCTCGCCGGCGTGCGCGACGAAGTCGACCTCGCGCAGCACCTGCACGTGCCCGAAGGACTTCACCACGCCCCGGGCCTCGAGCACGGCGCTCACGCCGGCACCGCCCGGGGCAGGAGGGAGCACGGCGGTGTCATGGGGCCTCCAGCGCGCAGCGTTCGGGACGACGTCGGACCACCGCTGGCGAGAAGCGACCCAGAGGAGGAGCCAGACGCTAACCGGCGGGCGGCGCGGCGCGCATCCGGAGGGTGCGCTGCAGGAGGTGGCAGGAGGTGGCAGGAGCGCGGAGGATCAGCCCGGCGGGGAGTAGGTCCAGTGCCAGGGCTCGCGCGGCACGTCCTCGGCGAACCCGAACTCGCCGCCGTGCTCGCGCATCCACGCCAGCGCCGTCGCGTCCAGGTCGAGGTCGAGGCTGCGGCCCCAGCCGTGGTCGCTCGTGCCGGGCTCGGCCGCCAGGCCGCCCTGGGAGTACAGGCCCTTGCGGCGGGCGAGGTCGACCTGCTGCTCGTAGGAGCGGTAGGAGTCCGTGACGCCGATCTGCACGCCGTCGCGCGCCGCGGCCGCGGCGAGGCTCGAGAAGGCGTCGGCGGCCGGCGCCCACAGCCGGTGGTCCCCGCGGCCGATCGGCGCGAGCGCCGGCTCGGGCACGCGCCCGTTGCCGTAGCCGGCCAGGGCCACGGGCACGCCGTCGGCGGTCATGGCCGTCGAGGTGCGGCTCGCGCGCTCCAGGCGCAGCGCCGCCAGCTGGTCCTCGGCGCCCAGGGCGACGGCTGCGGTGCTGCCGGCAGGGGCAGCAGGGGGCGCCGTCGCCGC from the Quadrisphaera sp. DSM 44207 genome contains:
- a CDS encoding ABC transporter permease, whose protein sequence is MSAVDSSRTATGTAEPPPPAAPSSASLPPWRRALGSSAAYMAGVLLVLVLVFSFAQPDSFPTLNTGRNILMDMAVLLVMAVGMTFVLVAAGFDISIGSVLVFSGVCAAKVMEATGGQGAGTVVLGLLVALAAGTAWGAVNGWVIARLRVPALITTLGSMGAALGAALLISDGTDVRTVPRALIAVSADRPLGVSWLVWVAAVVAVVGGVVLSQTRFGRHTQLIGSNAESARRSGIDVDRHTFVLYTVNGALAGLAGMLSLTRFATTTVSGHTTDGLEVITGVVLGGTSLFGGIGTVLGTTIGMAIPAVLNNGFVQMNVQPFWQEVAIGVVLVVAVYLDQLKRRRRERV
- a CDS encoding M15 family metallopeptidase, which codes for MDGLAGVTARIAEIQGRIASLTSSSATGAPAFAGALDGALAATAPPAAPAGSTAAVALGAEDQLAALRLERASRTSTAMTADGVPVALAGYGNGRVPEPALAPIGRGDHRLWAPAADAFSSLAAAAARDGVQIGVTDSYRSYEQQVDLARRKGLYSQGGLAAEPGTSDHGWGRSLDLDLDATALAWMREHGGEFGFAEDVPREPWHWTYSPPG
- a CDS encoding methyltransferase domain-containing protein is translated as MSALHQAGSCGPSRVADAVRSVEAAMDALDRVRSGTAAANTHGGDPGLHRNRTSLLRHCVNYLVAAAATGDVEAPGPVVDVGAGTGSFSGLLRERLGRPLTLVDPDEQHAALAAAAFPDVVVRADLAAAPAAAVVAAMEVVEHLRPAEQQGFVAALAERVRPGGALVLSTPDESGYLGGWSGYAPHVGPLDAAALLRVVVAGTGGWPVRVLRIDGPAFRLTRLGAVLQPVGNRAWTAASRLVGGLEPLAVRAVHRITRDRPAAAVPPDGAWSVADVLAQPAAPGTGLLAVARRPA
- a CDS encoding helix-turn-helix transcriptional regulator, encoding MGAQIRRRREQRGMSAAELARRAGISKATLSGLEAGSGNPTIDTLDAIAVALSIPLTDLLARPTSAGPVLVPATPPNTDGPTRELLRRISSGHSLELWRLRMPARTHLHGVPHAPGTVEHLLVAAGHLSAGPSGALRALGPGDLLAFAGDSAHEYRTGEVDVDVTVVITAPVLDRPAPPTALTAHPSRP
- a CDS encoding bifunctional 2-polyprenyl-6-hydroxyphenol methylase/3-demethylubiquinol 3-O-methyltransferase UbiG codes for the protein MSEHEQDDDATGDDRPASGEFGAEYWEERYRRGEPTSTHGPSPSLVAEAGPLAPGLALDAGCGRGADAVWLASRGWRVTAVDVSAAALAHAQDAARAAGQDVADRIERVRADLTAWSPGERRFDLVTSSYVHVPGPAEDLFARLASWVAPGGTLLVVGHDGGPGTGAGDHGHGSHGHGGHGHAHPPGARIRAEQVTAGLPEDEWEVLVAEPRTHVVQRPDGAGAVPLDDVVVRARRIGPPRR
- a CDS encoding glycoside hydrolase family 13 protein, encoding MVYQVFLRSFADADGDGVGDVAGLRSRLPFLAALGVDAVWVNPWYPSPWVDAGYDVADYRDVDPALGTLAEAEALVEQAHALGMRVLLDLVPNHTSADHAWFRAALAGDADARARYLFRPGRGERGQLPPNDWESCFRGPAWTRTSADDGTPGEWYLHLFAPEQPDLDWSSPAVRAELVDVLRFWFDRGVDGFRIDVAHGLVKAPGLPDAHGADRRAEEHPAWDQDEVHEVYREWRAVADSYDPPRVFVAEAWVARPERLPLYLRPDELHAAFEFEPLHAAWREGPWRRVVERSLAAAEVSGAPSSWVLTNHDVVRQVTRYARSQPEEKGSNESERARWPTQAPDLALGRARARAAAVLVAALPGVLYLYQGEELGLEEVEDIPSHRRVDPIHARSGGTDPGRDGSRVPLPWSGDAPPYGFSPPGSAPPWLPQPAGWGPLTVEAQEHDPDSTLNLYRRVLALRRELMTGPEPLQWEDAPAGVLAFRRGSTRVWVAFGPDDVALPPGARVLVASRPGVASVLPADTAVWWAPTDGAQEEDAG
- a CDS encoding CDP-glycerol glycerophosphotransferase family protein, giving the protein MRIVWNSFNGRCSDSPLALCEALLARGDRAEHVWLADPRWGGAFPDGVRTVRIGSDEAVAALESADVLVSNTHIQLDEWRKAPGTTYLQTWHGTPLKRIHRDAAHLPEAAVLATLDEDIARWDHLVSPSAEATRLLRAAFRYDGDVLETGYPRNDVLNAPDRDARRARVRAELGVPDGTTAVLYAPTWRDDEATGDDDVPLGLDVPALADRLGDGHVLLLRLHHYMHHQRRPAESTTVRDVSAHPDISALYLAADVLVTDYSSAVFDFAVTGKPVVLFTYDLEHYRDCLRGFYLDLQAEAPGPLVPTQEELAAALLDLPAVAAAHADRYARFVDRYCHLDDGRASERVLAAVWPR
- a CDS encoding ABC transporter substrate-binding protein, with the translated sequence MRPPASRARLALALSASALLLASCGGGEEEAAGSGEEALSVVYVPGLTGNPFYNTVGCGARDKAEELGVEFAVQGSSEFDVAEQTSIVNAVVSDAPDALMISVTDATAMQVPLLQAKEAGVDVITIDGDLEDKSIASSNIQSDNEAGGALAAEQLAQMVGEQGEVLAINQSPGNPIGEARERGFREKLAEYPGITYLGEQYAENQTARAASIASSAASSNPNLVGIYTMSTNNTEGAITGVREAGRTGEVKVVGYDTSEPILQALEDGNVDGIVVQYPYGEGALGVETAVALADGEEVEREQTVPFVFATPENQASEEVQQYVYRTDC
- a CDS encoding ATP-binding cassette domain-containing protein; this translates as MSAVLEARGVVKSFGHVQVLREVDFVAHAGEVTALIGDNGAGKSTLIKILSGALQRDAGEVLLDGEPVRMTSPTHARELGIETVYQDLALAPELGPAENAFAGRELLRPGLLGRLGLLDKRTMRARAAEAFTSMGTDVKDLDAPVGALSGGQRQSVAICRAVMWARRVVIMDEPTAALGVRQTGRVLDLVRRVAGTGVAVVLISHNMPEVLQVADRVQVLRLGRRVADLPARGATVEQLVGAMTGALDAQAGRPAPTPVAGPVPGSVAGSVPSSSAEVAR
- a CDS encoding LysE family translocator — its product is MSLAAAAPLLAAWILAVVSPGPDFLVVLRTASTRSRAAGLLAGLGVVTGIACWAVAALVGISALLERHEDLYTALRLLGAVVLIGFGVTTLAGAWRGPTGTPGEAGAGAAGSPGEGSVVDRRSGLDAWRIGLVTNLANPKALVFFGALFASLLPVGTSPGRRAVILVAMLTIASTWFSAVALAASTPPAVRAYQRARRGIDAVTGGLFTAFGAALVPR